CGCAGCGTGAACTGCCATCTGGCGTGCTTCTGGCCCTAGGGGATCGCATTGAGAATTGACCAATACCAACTGTTGCAAACCCATGTTTTTCATCACACGGGCGATCGCACCTACATTGAGCGGCCCTGCGGGTTCTACTAAGACAATTCGCACGTTAGCTAGAGCAGTTTCAGACATGTAAAACCAGGAATAGAGGGTAAGCCAGCCAAAGTTTTAGTAAACTGAGCCTGGAGTCGTGGTTATGGCCTTATCACAACCTAATTTTCCACCATACCTTACAGCCCACCGTTGGTCTTTGCAGCTTTTCCTTATGGGGCGTGCTCGTTCTAAATCAGATTTACCCACCAAAATTTGTCCCGTTTGCCAACGACCCTTTGCTTGGCGGAAGAAATGGGAGGACTGCTGGGACGAAGTCAAGTACTGCTCAGAGCGCTGCCGCCGTCGTCGTAGCCAAGCTCAGCCTTTAGATTGATAGAGCAGTACTGATAAAGGTTAAGACGGGGTGCGGGGGTGAAACCCCTGGCTGGGGGCGAATCCCCCACACCCCCTTTGCCCTAAACTTGATGCGTAGCACTATAAAGCGTGGCGTTGTAGGGTGGGCTAGCGATCGCGTTAGTTTCAGCCAGTTGAGTTTTAGCTATTTATTTACTAAAGGTGCTAGTTATGTCACGGGTGCAGCCAAAGCTAATTATTCATGGGGGAGCGGGTAGCTCCTTAAAAGGCAAAGGGGGAGCTGAAACGTTACGGCAAATCCTTTACAGCATTGTGGAAGAAGTCTACGCTCTCCTCAATCAAGGAGCCAGTGCTCAAGCTGCGGTTGTGCGGGGTTGCCAACTCCTAGAAAACCATCCCCGCTTCAACGCTGGCACTGGGTCAGTGCTGCAATCTGACGGCCAGATCCGTATGAGTGCGGCGCTTATGGATGGCGCAACTCAACGCTTTAGTGGCGTGATTAACGTCTCCCGTGTGAAAAATCCGATCAATCTGGCTGAAACCTTGCAAAACTCAGCCGATCGCGTGCTTTCTGATCATGGAGCTGCTGAATTACTGCGCGAATTGCAAATTCCTCCCCATGAGCCTTTAACTGAGCTACGGCTACAAGAGTGGATTCAGGAGCGGCAAGGCAACTTTTCTAAAACAATGGCGGGTGTCGTTGCAGAAGAACTCGCTGCCGATAGCAATGCTGGGCGCGGCACAATCGGAGTGGTAGCCCTCGACAACCAAGGGCATCTGGTGGCTGGCACCTCAACTGGAGGCAAAGGCTTTGAGCGCGTGGGCCGAGTCAGCGATTCCGCCATGCCTGCGGGCAACTACGCCACAACGCATGCAGCCATTAGCTGTACTGGCATTGGGGAAGACATTATTGATGAGTGTTTAGCCGCGCGGATTGTCGTGCGGGTCACTGATGGCTTACCCCTACAAGCTGCCTTCGAGCGCTCCTTTAGTGAGTCTCAGCAAAATCAGCGCGACCTAGGTGCTATTGGTATTGATGCCAATGGCGCGATCGCTTGGGGCAAAACTAGTGACGTACTCCTCGCTGCCTATCACAATGGCGATCGCCTGGGTGACACCTTAGAGTTAGCGTCTGGAATGGTGGTAGGTACAGCGTGAGGGAAAAGTAACGAAAATCCCCAAATTACCAAGGGCTCCCCACCACCGTAAACGCTGCCCAATAGTAAGGATGTGAGAGATCCTCATTCTGCACCGCCAACTCTGGAGGCAGCGAAAACGGTCCCCTAGAACTATGTAACTGACCATTTTCAATCCGCACTTGCTTTCGCAATAATGAAATTTGCGATCGCCTTAGAGCCTCTGCCTTAATCGGAGCCGTTTGCAGTTGCCGATAAAACTCACTCATTAAGCTTAAAGTTCCCTGATCGCTGACATACCACAAACTCGCGATCGCCGACTTTACCCCCGCCTGCACCGCCAACCCTGCAAACCCCAGCTCTGCGTTGCGATCGCCGATCGCCGTTCTACAAGCACTCAGCACCAATAACTCTACCGAAGGATTTTGCCAACGCAACTGCTGCATTTCATTCAGCTGCAACTTGTCATTCCACAACTGGATATATGAGTTGCGAGGCTTTCCGGGTTGAAAGTCAGCATGAGTCGCCAAATGAATGATTTTGAAAGCTTGGCTGGTACGTTGACGTTGTAAATTTGCCAAAGTAAAGTCTTGATTGAGAAAAAATTGCCGAGATTTAGTATTCCGAGCCACCAAAAACAACTCTACAGGTACGCTCGGTAAAGGGCTTTGCTCCTTGAAACTAGAAGCACCCATCGCTAAAACAGGTGCCCTGCGAATGTCAGTGTAGAGAGTATCCGTCAAAGTAAAAGCGGGAATCCGAGCCAGATTGTACTTTTCGACTAAAAACTGCTGCCCGTCATGTAGTGCTGATAAAGGAAGTGTACGCAGCCCTACCCCTAAGCAAAAGATTAACGTGTCGATTTTTTGAGCGGCCAACTCTGCTTCTAACGGCGCAATCATCCATTTATAGAGTTGCTGTGCGGCTGGTAAATACTGGTTGCTAGATTGCAACCGTGGGTCAGCGATCGCTTGGCTAAACTGCTTCACCTGAGGCAACAACACAGAATTAGGAGCGGCAATGCGTTTTTGCACTGGCGGTTGACCAGGGGTGATGAGCACCAGTTCTAGTTGTTTGGCTCTGGGCACAACATAAATCAAGGCTGGTTTTTGGCCCGTTTGGGTTGCCAGCTGATCGAGGGTTTTGGCGACATCTACAGCCGTAATAGAGGGGTCTGGAAAGTTGACGCGAAAGTAATCTTCGTATTGCTTTTCCCAAGTTTGCTCAATCAGAGGTACTGCCTCTGTTGCCCTTCCTTGGTCAAGCGCAGTGTCTAGGGGGGCGGCATGAGCGACAGATGCAAGGAAGGGGAAGAATGCCAGCCATAAACCAATGCAGCGAATCACTTGTTTCATGATGATTAAACCGGGTACAGGTTCTCATTCTGAAATTGGAAAGGTGGCTCCTGCTAGATAGGCGGCAAAGTGCTGTTTGAAGTAGAGCCAAGAAGTTACATCTGACTCATCTTGAGGGGATTGAGGGGCTGATTGGTAAGCGGGAACTCTAGTGTTGATTTCTGACTGTAGCTGTGGCGGTAAGTCAGCTAAGCCACCCACCTTGCTACCGTAAGCACTGTAAATCAGTTGTCCGGGGCGATCGCCCATCTTCATCCAGGGTAGCCAAGGCCCAATGCGATCCCAACCGAGGTGCAATCGAGAAACTGAGTTGAGTTCAGGATTCAACAGGTCTGCTAAAGGCACGGTGAGTTTAAATAGTTCCGCAGCTTGATAAATAGCTTGAGGACTGTACTCCCGAAACTGTTCATCTTTGGCCAAAGGGTTGGGATAAGTGGGAAATAGATCAAACGCAAAAGTGGCAATTTCACCATCCACATGGGCTGGAAATTGACCTTGAAAGTAAGCTTGCACTGGGTTGTTAGCCACATGCATCACGGGCAACGTTTCACCCGTCCAAGGATTGTGCCATTGATGCAAAATCTCGTTGGTCTGGGGGTCGAGGTAGTAGGTCAGTTCTCGCGAGACAAAATCCCAGGCTCCTTCTGGCTCAGCGGGGATACAGCGGCTGACGCTCATCCCTACCATTTTGAACAGCCGCTGCCGTTTCTCTCCGGGAATGAAGGCATAAATTGAGCCTGCCCAAGTTAGCCAGCTTTGCTCCCTGGCATCCAGAGAGGCCCGCACTTTCACAAAAGTTTTGGCATCAAACTCTTGAACCGCAGCAACCATGATTTTGCTCCTGGAATGCTTTAGCTTCAAGGTAGCTCATGCTTAGGCGATCGCTCTCCTAAATCTTGGAGGGGTCTACGCCTAATTCTCGTAATTTTGCAGCAAGGCGATCGGCTCTTTGCTGTTCTTGCTCCGCCCTTTGCTGTTCTTGCTCGGCTCTTTGCTGTTC
This window of the Trichocoleus desertorum ATA4-8-CV12 genome carries:
- a CDS encoding CHAT domain-containing protein; the protein is MKQVIRCIGLWLAFFPFLASVAHAAPLDTALDQGRATEAVPLIEQTWEKQYEDYFRVNFPDPSITAVDVAKTLDQLATQTGQKPALIYVVPRAKQLELVLITPGQPPVQKRIAAPNSVLLPQVKQFSQAIADPRLQSSNQYLPAAQQLYKWMIAPLEAELAAQKIDTLIFCLGVGLRTLPLSALHDGQQFLVEKYNLARIPAFTLTDTLYTDIRRAPVLAMGASSFKEQSPLPSVPVELFLVARNTKSRQFFLNQDFTLANLQRQRTSQAFKIIHLATHADFQPGKPRNSYIQLWNDKLQLNEMQQLRWQNPSVELLVLSACRTAIGDRNAELGFAGLAVQAGVKSAIASLWYVSDQGTLSLMSEFYRQLQTAPIKAEALRRSQISLLRKQVRIENGQLHSSRGPFSLPPELAVQNEDLSHPYYWAAFTVVGSPW
- a CDS encoding DUF1838 domain-containing protein, coding for MVAAVQEFDAKTFVKVRASLDAREQSWLTWAGSIYAFIPGEKRQRLFKMVGMSVSRCIPAEPEGAWDFVSRELTYYLDPQTNEILHQWHNPWTGETLPVMHVANNPVQAYFQGQFPAHVDGEIATFAFDLFPTYPNPLAKDEQFREYSPQAIYQAAELFKLTVPLADLLNPELNSVSRLHLGWDRIGPWLPWMKMGDRPGQLIYSAYGSKVGGLADLPPQLQSEINTRVPAYQSAPQSPQDESDVTSWLYFKQHFAAYLAGATFPISE
- a CDS encoding DUF2256 domain-containing protein, producing MGRARSKSDLPTKICPVCQRPFAWRKKWEDCWDEVKYCSERCRRRRSQAQPLD
- a CDS encoding isoaspartyl peptidase/L-asparaginase — encoded protein: MSRVQPKLIIHGGAGSSLKGKGGAETLRQILYSIVEEVYALLNQGASAQAAVVRGCQLLENHPRFNAGTGSVLQSDGQIRMSAALMDGATQRFSGVINVSRVKNPINLAETLQNSADRVLSDHGAAELLRELQIPPHEPLTELRLQEWIQERQGNFSKTMAGVVAEELAADSNAGRGTIGVVALDNQGHLVAGTSTGGKGFERVGRVSDSAMPAGNYATTHAAISCTGIGEDIIDECLAARIVVRVTDGLPLQAAFERSFSESQQNQRDLGAIGIDANGAIAWGKTSDVLLAAYHNGDRLGDTLELASGMVVGTA